GCGGCATCGGCCTGGCAATCGCCCGGGCCTTCGCCGCCGAGGGCGCCAACGTCACCATCAACGGCCTGGGCGATGCCGCGGCGATCGAGCAGGAGCGGGCCGGCATCGAAAAGGATTTCGGCGTCAAGTGCCGCTACTCGGACGCCAACATGATGGATGGCGCAGCCGTCACCGCCATGATCCATGAGGCCGAGGAGGCGTTCGGCAGCCTCGACATCCTGGTCAACAATGCCGGCATCCAGCATGTCGCGCCGATCGAGGAATTTCCCGACGACAAGTGGGAGGCCATCATCCGCATCAACCTCCTGGCCGCCTTCTACGCCATCAAGGCGGCGGTGCCGGGCATGAAGGGTCGCAAATGGGGCCGCATCATCAACACGGCCTCGGCGCATGCGCTGGTCGCCTCGCCGTTCAAGTCGGCCTATGTCTCGGCCAAGCACGGCATTGCCGGCCTGACCAAGACGGTGGCGCTGGAACTGGCGCAGGACGGCATCACCGTGAATGCGATCGCGCCCGGCTATGTCTGGACGCCGCTGGTCGAGAAGCAGATCCCCGACACGATGAAGGCGCGCGGCATGACCGAGGAACAGGTCAAGCACGATGTGCTGCTGGCAGCGCAGCCGACCAAG
This region of Mesorhizobium sp. M2A.F.Ca.ET.046.03.2.1 genomic DNA includes:
- a CDS encoding 3-hydroxybutyrate dehydrogenase, with the protein product MGSLSSKNALVTGSTSGIGLAIARAFAAEGANVTINGLGDAAAIEQERAGIEKDFGVKCRYSDANMMDGAAVTAMIHEAEEAFGSLDILVNNAGIQHVAPIEEFPDDKWEAIIRINLLAAFYAIKAAVPGMKGRKWGRIINTASAHALVASPFKSAYVSAKHGIAGLTKTVALELAQDGITVNAIAPGYVWTPLVEKQIPDTMKARGMTEEQVKHDVLLAAQPTKEFVTVEELAALTLFLCSDAAKQITGATLPMDGGWTAQ